From Candidatus Dormiibacterota bacterium, one genomic window encodes:
- a CDS encoding trimethylamine methyltransferase family protein, whose product MPRHHHGAGAEEVFMVPEVRILSDEEVRLMHTRALDILEKVGIKYESTRALDLLAEHGQRVDHDKGLAWLEPDLVQKCIESTPRVITLAGRDPKHDLRTDGKHLYVTTNGQATFTQDYKTGVRRQGLVQDLRDSTKAAHYIDVVDYVWPMVVPFDVPGPSRVLHEMYHSFAMTSKHIQHEIQLPEHVPFALEMLEILAGSKNELKRRPPFSIVACTVSPLQHEPKMADLCIDMARAGIPIVIWPMPLTGATAPVTVPGTCLMSLIEFLSGVVLFQLAAPGCPLIYPLGPEVLDMRSGMAVCGSPEIPLFNLILGQMAKFYNVPALGVGLNSDAKIPGVQASYESMHTGMAAALSGADLLVGIGILDDNNTMSLTEMVIEAEVARMVKRIRDGVVVNDETLMANLIEKAGPGQHFLGFKETLHGLKTGAVFFPKFSYRSTYDKFFEEGHDEIETARAEVDRLLALPDPDPLPPEVDRELKRILAAADKACAESAA is encoded by the coding sequence ATGCCACGTCACCATCATGGAGCGGGTGCGGAGGAGGTCTTCATGGTCCCCGAGGTCAGGATCCTGAGCGACGAGGAAGTGCGGCTGATGCACACGCGGGCGCTCGACATCCTCGAGAAGGTCGGCATCAAGTACGAGAGCACGCGGGCCCTCGACCTCCTCGCCGAGCACGGCCAGAGGGTCGACCACGACAAGGGGCTGGCGTGGCTCGAGCCGGACCTCGTCCAGAAGTGCATCGAATCGACGCCGCGCGTCATCACGCTCGCCGGGCGCGATCCGAAGCACGATCTGCGGACGGACGGGAAGCATCTGTATGTGACCACCAACGGCCAGGCGACGTTCACGCAGGACTACAAGACAGGCGTTCGACGCCAGGGACTGGTGCAGGACCTGCGCGACTCGACCAAGGCGGCGCACTACATCGACGTGGTCGATTACGTCTGGCCGATGGTCGTGCCGTTCGACGTGCCGGGGCCGAGCCGCGTGCTGCACGAGATGTACCACTCGTTCGCCATGACCTCGAAGCACATCCAGCACGAGATCCAGCTTCCCGAGCACGTGCCGTTCGCCCTGGAGATGCTGGAGATCCTCGCGGGCAGCAAGAACGAGCTGAAGCGCCGGCCCCCGTTCTCGATCGTCGCCTGCACCGTGTCCCCCCTGCAGCACGAGCCGAAGATGGCCGACCTGTGCATCGACATGGCGCGCGCCGGCATCCCGATCGTCATCTGGCCGATGCCGCTCACGGGGGCCACCGCGCCCGTGACCGTGCCCGGCACCTGCCTGATGAGCCTGATCGAGTTCCTGTCGGGTGTCGTCCTGTTCCAGCTCGCCGCCCCCGGCTGCCCGCTGATCTACCCTCTCGGCCCCGAGGTCCTGGACATGCGCTCGGGAATGGCGGTGTGCGGCAGCCCGGAGATCCCCCTGTTCAATCTGATCCTCGGACAGATGGCGAAGTTCTACAATGTCCCGGCGCTCGGGGTCGGTCTGAACTCGGACGCCAAGATCCCGGGCGTGCAGGCGTCGTACGAGTCGATGCACACCGGCATGGCGGCCGCCCTCTCGGGCGCGGACCTGCTCGTGGGGATCGGCATCCTGGACGACAACAACACGATGTCGCTCACCGAGATGGTCATCGAGGCCGAGGTCGCCCGCATGGTAAAGCGGATCCGCGACGGGGTCGTCGTGAACGACGAGACGCTCATGGCGAATCTGATCGAGAAGGCCGGGCCGGGGCAGCACTTCCTCGGGTTCAAGGAGACGCTGCACGGCCTGAAGACGGGCGCCGTGTTCTTCCCGAAGTTCTCCTACCGCAGCACGTACGACAAGTTCTTCGAGGAAGGGCACGACGAGATCGAGACCGCGCGCGCGGAGGTCGACCGGCTCCTGGCCCTCCCCGATCCCGACCCGCTTCCGCCCGAGGTCGACCGCGAGCTGAAGCGGATCCTCGCGGCCGCCGACAAGGCATGCGCCGAATCGGCCGCCTGA